One Mycobacteroides abscessus ATCC 19977 genomic window carries:
- a CDS encoding arylsulfatase, whose translation MFIDEQAVGALRDVEIHPGTFGLAGASLSIGRNGGSAVSSDYPARYSLTGGTIAQVVVDISGEPYANLEKKLAIVFAKD comes from the coding sequence GTGTTCATCGACGAACAGGCCGTCGGCGCACTCAGAGACGTCGAAATCCATCCCGGCACATTCGGTCTGGCCGGGGCCAGCCTGTCCATCGGACGCAACGGCGGCTCGGCGGTGTCCTCGGACTACCCGGCGCGCTACTCGCTTACCGGCGGCACCATCGCCCAGGTGGTGGTCGATATCTCCGGGGAGCCCTACGCCAACCTGGAGAAGAAGCTCGCCATCGTCTTCGCGAAAGACTGA
- a CDS encoding S1/P1 nuclease, producing the protein MKRLGALVVAATLLLVTAPLAAAWGPQGHNIVGAVADAKLSPAARAEVSRLLAGEATPTLAGVANWADQVRPSRPETAPWHYADIAENNCQYVPAVNGDNGNNVIEAIRSQTAILGDTTKTDAERTEALKFVVHFVGDIHQPMHDAYARDRGGNDIPLTYNGRSTNLHSVWDSGLLNTRGLSDAQYAQVIEGLPAPDLGSADPVDWAQDTCQIAIGVYPSTSTIGTDYTNQYRPVAEAQLRLAGERLARLLNATLT; encoded by the coding sequence ATGAAAAGGCTTGGTGCGTTGGTGGTTGCGGCCACCCTGCTACTGGTGACGGCTCCGCTGGCCGCCGCCTGGGGCCCGCAGGGACACAACATCGTGGGCGCGGTCGCCGATGCGAAGCTCTCACCCGCGGCCCGTGCCGAGGTCTCGCGCTTGCTGGCCGGCGAGGCCACCCCGACACTGGCCGGGGTCGCCAACTGGGCCGACCAGGTGCGTCCCAGCCGTCCCGAGACCGCACCCTGGCACTACGCCGATATCGCCGAGAACAACTGCCAGTACGTGCCCGCGGTGAACGGCGACAACGGCAACAACGTCATCGAGGCCATCCGCAGCCAGACCGCGATCCTGGGCGACACCACCAAAACGGATGCCGAACGCACGGAGGCGCTGAAGTTCGTCGTGCATTTCGTGGGTGACATCCACCAGCCGATGCATGATGCCTACGCCCGCGACCGCGGTGGCAACGACATCCCACTGACCTACAACGGCCGATCCACCAACCTGCATTCGGTGTGGGACAGCGGGTTACTGAATACTCGCGGCCTCAGCGATGCCCAATACGCCCAGGTGATCGAGGGATTGCCCGCACCCGATCTCGGCAGCGCCGACCCCGTCGACTGGGCACAGGACACCTGTCAGATCGCTATCGGGGTATACCCCAGTACCTCGACCATCGGCACCGACTACACCAACCAATACCGCCCGGTCGCCGAGGCGCAGCTGCGCCTGGCCGGTGAACGCTTGGCGCGCTTGCTCAATGCCACGTTGACCTAG
- a CDS encoding sensor domain-containing diguanylate cyclase translates to MVTTYPGRNGFGSESNRCSTGAQVYGANNDILERVGLRRPVSRANAVFITAVGAAAILLAATGMSTIPLLCISLSIPAFLWGIRYARARAVTYGESVAYVLYCDVAILIGICVVTTTGVAFVKLAWLLAVSAYVSLVHGRVAVAMQSLVTTAGTVLAVVGAVSRDEYSAAALAAAVVTMLLANLFAGLVIYVGKAQFSEHADGRDRLARHDVLTGLLNRRGLQEAYEATVGVPGMHVTVVVVDLNLFKQINDTFGHHVGDQVLQRTAHRLRSVVGPDALLARLGGDEFGIVVVGDAPPHIDYQRAVEEALNSASEDVPVSASVGVAAAILPESDRTTIHTLGPIVTHLLVEADGAMYGAKKAG, encoded by the coding sequence GTGGTTACCACATATCCGGGTCGGAACGGCTTCGGATCAGAGTCGAACCGGTGTAGTACAGGCGCACAGGTTTACGGGGCCAACAACGACATTCTTGAACGGGTCGGGCTGCGGCGACCGGTCTCGCGGGCGAACGCGGTATTCATCACGGCCGTCGGTGCGGCGGCAATCCTGCTCGCCGCCACGGGAATGTCGACAATTCCCTTGCTGTGTATCTCCCTGTCGATTCCGGCGTTCCTCTGGGGAATTCGTTACGCGAGGGCCCGGGCGGTGACCTATGGGGAGTCGGTCGCGTACGTCCTGTACTGCGATGTGGCCATTCTGATCGGCATCTGCGTCGTGACGACGACCGGCGTCGCCTTTGTGAAGTTGGCGTGGCTACTGGCGGTCAGCGCGTACGTATCCCTGGTCCATGGCCGGGTGGCGGTCGCGATGCAATCGCTGGTGACCACTGCCGGAACCGTGCTGGCGGTAGTGGGAGCGGTATCCCGCGACGAGTACTCGGCGGCCGCTCTCGCCGCGGCGGTGGTAACGATGCTGTTGGCGAATCTGTTTGCCGGATTGGTCATCTACGTGGGTAAGGCGCAGTTCAGTGAGCACGCCGACGGGCGAGATCGCCTGGCGCGCCACGATGTGCTGACCGGCCTGCTGAACAGGCGCGGTCTGCAGGAAGCATATGAGGCCACGGTCGGCGTTCCCGGCATGCACGTGACTGTCGTGGTGGTCGATCTGAACCTGTTCAAGCAGATCAACGATACCTTCGGTCACCATGTCGGTGATCAGGTGCTGCAACGCACGGCGCACCGGCTGCGATCGGTGGTGGGGCCGGATGCCTTGTTGGCCAGGCTCGGTGGCGATGAGTTCGGCATCGTGGTGGTCGGCGACGCGCCACCGCACATCGACTATCAGCGGGCGGTGGAAGAGGCGTTGAACAGTGCGAGCGAGGACGTCCCGGTGAGCGCCAGCGTCGGGGTCGCCGCCGCGATCCTGCCCGAATCGGACCGTACGACGATCCACACCCTGGGGCCCATCGTCACCCACCTTTTGGTCGAGGCTGACGGCGCGATGTACGGCGCCAAGAAGGCGGGATAG
- a CDS encoding glycoside hydrolase family 16 protein: MDRRKLILTMGFGMAAAALPLPKAQADRVHPPAAPPDAQSSGFVFRDEFDGPAGSAPDGSKWVAAKFRERIKNPVFWDRPENMGEYRDSRTNIFLDGNSNLVIRATKEGNKYFSGKLHGTFRGGMGHTFEARIKFNCLTDGCWPAWWLLNDNPERGGEIDMAEWYGNRDWPSGTTVHARLDGTSFETLPVPIDSNWHTWRCTWTEAGLYFWMDYHDGMEPYLTVDANSLDDWPFNDPGYTLQPMLNLAVAGSGGGDPAGGSYPAEMLVDYVRVW; this comes from the coding sequence ATGGATCGCCGTAAATTGATACTGACCATGGGCTTCGGCATGGCCGCAGCTGCTTTGCCCCTTCCCAAGGCTCAGGCCGATCGGGTGCATCCTCCGGCGGCACCGCCCGACGCCCAGTCCAGCGGTTTTGTGTTCCGTGACGAGTTCGACGGCCCCGCCGGTTCGGCGCCCGACGGTTCCAAGTGGGTGGCCGCGAAGTTCCGCGAGCGCATCAAGAACCCGGTGTTCTGGGATCGCCCCGAGAACATGGGCGAGTACCGCGACAGCCGCACCAACATCTTCCTCGACGGAAACTCCAACCTGGTGATCCGTGCGACCAAGGAAGGCAACAAGTACTTCAGCGGCAAGCTGCACGGCACCTTCCGCGGCGGCATGGGCCACACCTTCGAGGCACGCATCAAGTTCAACTGCTTGACCGACGGTTGCTGGCCGGCCTGGTGGCTGCTGAACGACAACCCGGAGCGCGGCGGCGAGATCGACATGGCCGAGTGGTACGGCAACCGCGACTGGCCCTCGGGCACCACGGTGCACGCACGCCTGGACGGCACCTCCTTCGAGACGCTGCCGGTGCCCATCGACAGCAACTGGCACACCTGGCGCTGCACCTGGACCGAGGCCGGACTGTACTTCTGGATGGACTACCACGACGGCATGGAGCCGTACCTGACGGTCGACGCCAATTCCCTTGACGATTGGCCGTTTAACGATCCGGGCTACACGCTGCAGCCGATGCTGAACCTGGCTGTCGCCGGTTCCGGCGGTGGCGATCCGGCCGGCGGCTCGTACCCGGCGGAGATGCTCGTCGACTACGTGCGCGTCTGGTAG
- a CDS encoding cytochrome b, protein MTETTAPPADERFGLAAQLLHWVMAVAIIAMLVLGALLVGSLGDYPMVLAWHKAIGVLVLVLAVLRIGNRIWHRPPPLSLAGPERFIAAGSELAMYTLFLTQPVIGWALVSASGVPVQIAGLRLPSITPTSVQWYGLLRETHAWVAYGLLACIVAHVSAVLFHTIGLRDRLLSRMLPRH, encoded by the coding sequence ATGACGGAAACCACCGCGCCCCCGGCAGATGAGCGTTTCGGGTTGGCGGCACAGCTGCTGCATTGGGTGATGGCGGTCGCGATCATCGCGATGCTGGTGCTGGGTGCGCTGCTGGTCGGGTCGCTCGGCGACTATCCGATGGTGCTGGCCTGGCATAAGGCCATCGGCGTGCTGGTGCTGGTGCTGGCGGTGCTGCGGATCGGCAACCGGATCTGGCACCGGCCGCCGCCGTTGTCATTGGCAGGCCCGGAGCGGTTCATCGCGGCGGGCTCGGAGCTGGCGATGTACACGTTGTTCCTGACCCAGCCGGTGATCGGGTGGGCGCTGGTATCGGCCTCGGGGGTGCCGGTGCAGATCGCCGGATTGCGTCTTCCGTCGATCACACCCACCAGCGTGCAGTGGTACGGATTACTGCGCGAGACGCACGCGTGGGTGGCGTATGGGTTGCTCGCCTGCATAGTTGCCCATGTCAGCGCCGTGCTGTTTCACACCATCGGGTTGCGGGACCGGCTGCTCTCCAGAATGCTGCCGCGCCACTAG